In one Agrobacterium tumefaciens genomic region, the following are encoded:
- a CDS encoding BMP family ABC transporter substrate-binding protein, producing the protein MKKLVIALAASVAALGGVVSSAEAADAKKVCFIYVGSKTDGGWTQAHDIGRQELQAHFGDKIETPFLESVPEGPDAERAIERMARSGCELVYTTSFGFMDATVKVAQKFPKVKFEHATGFKTAENVATYNSRFYEGRYIQGQIAAKMSKKGLAGYIASFPIPEVVMGIDAFVLGAQSVNPEFKVKVVWANTWFDPGKEADAAKALIDQGVDILTQHTDTTAPMQVAAERGIKAFGQASDMIAAGPQTQLTAIKDTWGAYYIKRTQALLDGTWKSESVWDGLKDGILTMAPYTNMPDDVKKMAEDTEAKIKSGELHPFTGPVKKQDGSEWLKAGEKAEDGVLLGLNFYVAGVDDKLPH; encoded by the coding sequence ATGAAAAAACTGGTCATCGCACTCGCCGCTTCCGTTGCGGCTCTCGGCGGCGTCGTTTCCTCGGCTGAGGCCGCCGACGCCAAGAAGGTCTGCTTCATCTATGTCGGTTCAAAGACCGACGGCGGCTGGACGCAGGCGCATGATATCGGCCGCCAGGAATTGCAGGCGCATTTCGGCGACAAGATCGAAACGCCGTTCCTTGAAAGCGTTCCGGAAGGCCCGGATGCCGAACGCGCCATCGAGCGCATGGCCCGCTCGGGCTGCGAGCTGGTCTATACCACATCCTTCGGCTTCATGGATGCGACCGTGAAGGTCGCCCAGAAGTTCCCCAAGGTGAAGTTCGAACACGCTACCGGCTTCAAGACCGCAGAAAACGTCGCCACCTACAATTCGCGTTTCTATGAAGGCCGTTACATTCAGGGCCAGATCGCCGCGAAGATGTCCAAGAAGGGTCTTGCCGGCTACATCGCTTCCTTCCCGATCCCGGAAGTGGTGATGGGCATCGACGCCTTCGTGCTCGGTGCGCAGTCGGTCAATCCGGAGTTCAAGGTCAAGGTCGTCTGGGCCAATACCTGGTTCGACCCCGGCAAGGAAGCCGATGCCGCCAAGGCGCTGATCGACCAGGGCGTCGATATCCTGACGCAGCACACTGACACCACCGCGCCGATGCAGGTTGCGGCCGAACGCGGCATCAAGGCCTTCGGTCAGGCTTCCGACATGATCGCGGCCGGTCCGCAGACGCAGCTGACCGCCATCAAGGACACCTGGGGCGCCTATTACATCAAGCGCACGCAGGCTCTTCTCGATGGTACCTGGAAGTCCGAATCCGTCTGGGACGGCCTGAAGGATGGCATCCTGACCATGGCACCCTATACCAACATGCCTGATGACGTGAAGAAGATGGCCGAGGATACCGAAGCCAAGATCAAGTCGGGCGAGCTGCACCCCTTCACCGGCCCGGTGAAGAAGCAGGACGGTTCGGAATGGCTGAAGGCTGGTGAAAAGGCCGAGGACGGCGTTCTGCTCGGCCTCAACTTCTACGTTGCCGGCGTGGACGACAAGCTGCCGCATTAA
- a CDS encoding cytochrome c biogenesis protein CcdA codes for MSIADISLFSALLAGALSFLSPCVLPLVPPYLCYMAGISVEQFKTEDAAPRPEVRKAVLISAFFFTLGFATVFVALGAGASTIGTLLRQNLDILAKIGGFIIILMGLNFLGVFRIGVFSREARFQGAGKPATLSGAYVMGLAFAFGWTPCIGPVLGAILGVAASRDTVGDGAALLAVYSLGLAVPFWIAAAFSGSFMRFLVRFRRHLGLVEKLMGVLLVLTGIAFMSGFITNVAIWFQETFPILMKIG; via the coding sequence TTGTCGATTGCCGATATTTCCCTGTTCAGCGCGCTTCTGGCCGGTGCCTTGTCTTTCCTGTCGCCCTGCGTTCTGCCGCTGGTGCCGCCTTACCTGTGTTACATGGCGGGTATTTCCGTCGAGCAGTTCAAGACGGAGGATGCGGCGCCCCGGCCCGAGGTGCGCAAGGCGGTGCTGATTTCGGCCTTCTTTTTCACGCTCGGTTTTGCCACGGTGTTTGTGGCGCTGGGTGCCGGCGCCTCGACAATCGGCACGCTTTTGCGCCAGAATCTCGATATTCTCGCCAAGATCGGCGGTTTCATCATCATTCTGATGGGCCTTAACTTTCTCGGTGTTTTCCGCATCGGTGTGTTTTCGCGCGAGGCGCGGTTTCAGGGAGCGGGCAAGCCGGCCACGCTTTCCGGAGCCTATGTCATGGGCCTTGCCTTCGCCTTCGGCTGGACGCCCTGCATTGGCCCGGTTCTGGGCGCGATTCTCGGTGTTGCCGCTTCGCGCGACACGGTTGGCGACGGTGCGGCGCTGCTTGCAGTCTATTCTCTTGGCCTTGCCGTGCCTTTCTGGATCGCGGCTGCTTTTTCCGGTTCCTTCATGCGGTTCCTCGTGCGCTTCCGCCGCCATCTTGGCCTCGTGGAAAAGCTGATGGGCGTGTTGCTCGTGCTCACCGGTATCGCTTTCATGTCCGGTTTCATCACCAATGTGGCGATCTGGTTCCAGGAGACCTTTCCGATCCTGATGAAAATCGGCTAA
- a CDS encoding phosphatidylcholine/phosphatidylserine synthase produces MKIFNYKRVPYAEIRAFSVHMLTASGSFLAFLGVVAAAEHRFVDMFWWLGLALLVDGIDGPIARKVRVKEVLPNWSGDTLDNIIDYVTYVLLPAFALYQSGMIGEPLSFVAAGMIVVSSAIYYADMGMKTDEYFFSGFPVVWNMVVFTLFVMDASATTAMTVVTVSVFLTFLPINFLHPVRVKRLRPLNLAVVFVWCALGGYALLMHFETPTWAVVAFVASGIYLYCIGGILQFFPSLGAK; encoded by the coding sequence ATGAAAATTTTCAACTACAAGCGTGTTCCCTACGCGGAAATCCGCGCCTTTTCCGTTCATATGCTTACGGCTTCGGGTTCGTTTCTCGCCTTTCTCGGCGTGGTCGCCGCGGCCGAGCACCGATTTGTCGACATGTTCTGGTGGCTGGGCCTGGCGCTTCTGGTGGATGGTATCGACGGCCCCATCGCCCGCAAGGTACGGGTTAAGGAAGTTCTGCCCAACTGGTCGGGCGATACGCTCGACAATATCATCGATTACGTGACCTATGTGCTTTTGCCCGCCTTTGCGCTTTACCAGAGCGGCATGATCGGGGAACCGCTATCCTTCGTGGCGGCGGGCATGATCGTGGTGTCGAGCGCCATCTATTATGCCGATATGGGCATGAAGACGGATGAATATTTCTTCTCCGGCTTTCCGGTGGTGTGGAACATGGTGGTGTTCACGCTCTTCGTCATGGATGCCAGCGCCACCACGGCCATGACCGTGGTTACCGTCTCGGTGTTCCTGACGTTCCTGCCGATCAATTTCCTGCATCCGGTGCGGGTGAAGCGCCTGCGGCCGCTTAATCTGGCCGTCGTTTTCGTCTGGTGCGCGCTTGGCGGTTATGCGCTGCTGATGCATTTCGAAACGCCGACATGGGCGGTGGTCGCATTCGTGGCGAGCGGCATCTATCTCTATTGCATCGGTGGAATATTGCAGTTTTTTCCGTCGCTGGGCGCAAAGTAA
- a CDS encoding UbiH/UbiF family hydroxylase, with the protein MRHFDIAITGAGLAGQIAAIALARAGRHVALIAPSSDRKDQRTTALMDQSIRFMDRLGLWSRIAPAAARLSTMQIIDGTERLLRAPTVQFRSSEIGLDAFGWNIPNEALLGVLGEAVEQEHNITRLDTTAETIDIGNDRVSVTLADGETLSADFLIGADGRKSMVRDAAGIGVKSWSYPQTAIVLNLGHSRSHGNVSTEFHTPTGPFTQVPLPGNRSSLVWVVTPQQAEELTALPLEALNLRIEERMQSMLGAVTVEDSVQAWPLSSMTAHRFGKGRVALIGEAAHGFPPIGAQGLNLSLRDIISLTELLGAVSDRPIAADAGSSFDRRRRADVYSRTLSVDLLNRSLLSDLLPVQMARAAGLHVLSGIGTLRSMVMREGIEPGRGLKALPSLLFGSFKKAG; encoded by the coding sequence ATGAGACACTTCGATATCGCCATAACAGGTGCGGGACTTGCGGGCCAGATCGCGGCCATCGCGCTGGCGCGGGCGGGCCGCCACGTGGCGCTCATTGCACCTTCCAGCGACAGGAAGGACCAGCGCACCACGGCGCTGATGGACCAGTCCATCCGTTTCATGGACCGCCTCGGCCTCTGGTCTCGCATCGCCCCTGCGGCCGCACGCCTTTCCACCATGCAGATCATCGACGGCACCGAGCGCCTGCTGCGCGCGCCGACCGTACAGTTCCGCTCCTCCGAAATAGGGCTCGACGCCTTCGGCTGGAACATTCCGAACGAGGCGCTGCTCGGCGTGCTTGGTGAGGCTGTCGAACAGGAACACAATATTACTCGCCTCGACACCACCGCCGAGACGATCGACATCGGCAACGACCGCGTCTCCGTGACGCTTGCAGACGGCGAAACGCTCTCTGCCGATTTCCTCATCGGCGCGGATGGCAGGAAGTCGATGGTGCGGGATGCGGCCGGCATCGGCGTCAAATCCTGGTCCTATCCGCAGACGGCCATTGTTTTGAACTTGGGCCATAGCCGGTCGCATGGCAATGTCTCGACGGAATTCCATACGCCCACCGGTCCTTTCACCCAGGTTCCCCTGCCCGGCAACCGCTCCAGCCTCGTCTGGGTCGTTACCCCGCAACAGGCGGAGGAACTGACTGCACTGCCGCTGGAGGCGCTCAACCTGCGGATCGAGGAGCGTATGCAATCCATGCTGGGCGCTGTTACCGTAGAGGACAGCGTGCAGGCATGGCCGCTTTCTTCCATGACGGCGCACCGCTTCGGCAAGGGCCGCGTCGCCCTGATCGGTGAGGCCGCGCATGGCTTCCCGCCCATCGGCGCGCAGGGTTTGAACCTCAGCCTGCGCGACATCATTTCGCTGACGGAACTGCTCGGTGCCGTCTCCGACCGCCCCATTGCCGCTGACGCCGGCAGCAGCTTTGACCGCAGGCGGCGGGCGGATGTCTACAGCCGCACCCTCAGCGTCGATCTCCTGAATCGCTCGCTGCTTTCCGATCTTCTGCCAGTGCAGATGGCGCGCGCGGCGGGCCTGCATGTCCTCTCCGGCATCGGCACGCTCAGAAGCATGGTGATGCGCGAAGGCATCGAGCCCGGCCGCGGACTGAAGGCCCTGCCCTCGCTGCTGTTCGGCAGCTTCAAAAAGGCTGGATGA
- a CDS encoding ABC transporter permease, which produces MRIELEKRAGVSKLFTLLSPLLALTLTLLVGAVMFAMLGKNPLDALYAFFVEPLLEVWSLHELAIKAAPLILIGVGLSICYRSNNWNIGAEGQFTIGAITGSILPVLYPDWHSPLILPLMMVMGAVGGALYAGIPALLKTKFNTNEILVSLMLVYVAQLFLDWLTRGIWRDPGGYNFPQTKPFNDSAVLPEMLASGRAHWGFVFAIVAAIALWFMMRYMLKGFEVTVLGQSARAGRFAGFSSSRMVWFSLLLSGALAGLAGISEASGSIGHLQPSISPGYGFTAIIVAFLGRLNPLGIILSGLVLALTYLGGEAAQLSIGVSDKVTRVFQGLMLFFVLSCDTLIFYRIRVVFTGKAHHKEGAA; this is translated from the coding sequence ATGCGCATTGAGCTTGAAAAACGGGCAGGGGTCTCAAAGCTATTCACTCTTCTTTCGCCGCTTCTGGCGCTCACGCTGACGTTGCTCGTCGGCGCTGTCATGTTCGCCATGCTCGGCAAGAACCCGCTGGACGCGCTTTACGCCTTCTTCGTCGAGCCGCTTCTGGAGGTGTGGTCGCTGCATGAGCTGGCGATCAAGGCCGCACCGCTGATCCTGATCGGCGTCGGCCTGTCGATCTGTTATCGCTCCAATAACTGGAACATCGGCGCGGAAGGGCAGTTCACCATCGGCGCGATCACCGGTTCCATCCTGCCGGTGCTTTATCCCGACTGGCATTCGCCGCTCATCCTGCCGCTGATGATGGTGATGGGCGCTGTCGGCGGCGCGCTTTATGCCGGTATTCCGGCGCTGTTGAAGACGAAGTTCAACACCAATGAAATCCTCGTCAGCCTGATGCTGGTCTATGTCGCGCAGCTGTTTCTCGACTGGTTGACGCGCGGCATCTGGCGTGATCCGGGCGGCTATAACTTCCCGCAGACCAAGCCTTTTAACGACAGCGCCGTTCTGCCGGAAATGCTGGCCTCGGGCCGGGCGCACTGGGGTTTCGTTTTCGCCATCGTTGCGGCCATCGCGCTGTGGTTCATGATGCGCTACATGCTGAAAGGCTTCGAGGTTACCGTGCTCGGCCAATCGGCGCGGGCAGGGCGTTTTGCCGGTTTTTCCTCAAGCCGCATGGTGTGGTTTTCGCTGCTGCTCTCGGGTGCGCTGGCGGGGCTTGCGGGCATATCTGAGGCTTCCGGTTCCATTGGCCATCTCCAGCCCAGCATTTCGCCGGGTTACGGCTTCACCGCTATCATCGTCGCCTTTCTCGGTCGTCTCAATCCGCTCGGCATCATCCTTTCCGGGCTGGTGCTGGCGCTGACCTATCTGGGCGGCGAGGCGGCGCAGCTTTCGATTGGCGTCTCGGACAAGGTGACGCGCGTGTTTCAGGGGCTGATGCTGTTCTTCGTGCTCTCCTGTGACACGCTGATCTTCTATCGCATCAGGGTCGTCTTCACCGGCAAGGCGCATCACAAAGAAGGAGCGGCATGA
- a CDS encoding ABC transporter permease — protein MDMLQAILLTVITAATPLVLAASGELVAERSGVLNLGVEGMMIMGAVCAFATAHMTGSPYLGILAGIASGAVFSLLFGFLTLTLVTNQVATGLALTILGLGVSGMLGESFVGLPGVKLQPIVFPVLSEIPFFGPLLFRQDLIFYMSIALVAGISWFLFKSRTGLKIRAIGDNHGSAHALGINVIRTRYLAVMFGGACAGLAGAQLSLVYTPQWVENMSAGRGWIALALVVFASWRPWRLLAGGYLFGAVTIGQLHAQAFGIGVPSQLLSALPYLATIVVLVIISHNRRTTLINTPASLGKSFVPDR, from the coding sequence ATGGATATGCTTCAGGCCATTCTTCTCACCGTCATCACCGCCGCGACACCGCTCGTGCTTGCCGCCTCCGGCGAGCTCGTGGCGGAGCGCTCCGGCGTCCTCAATCTCGGTGTCGAGGGCATGATGATCATGGGTGCGGTCTGCGCTTTTGCGACCGCCCATATGACGGGGTCTCCCTATCTCGGCATTCTGGCCGGCATCGCTTCCGGCGCGGTTTTTTCGCTGCTGTTCGGCTTCCTGACACTGACGCTGGTGACCAACCAGGTGGCGACGGGCCTTGCGCTTACCATTCTCGGTCTTGGTGTTTCCGGCATGCTGGGCGAAAGCTTCGTCGGCCTGCCGGGTGTCAAGCTGCAGCCCATCGTCTTTCCGGTTCTGTCCGAGATTCCCTTCTTCGGCCCCTTGCTGTTCCGACAGGACCTGATCTTCTACATGTCCATTGCGCTCGTTGCCGGCATCAGCTGGTTTCTGTTCAAAAGCCGCACGGGTCTCAAGATTCGGGCGATCGGCGACAATCATGGTTCCGCCCATGCGCTCGGCATCAATGTCATCCGCACGCGGTATCTGGCTGTCATGTTCGGTGGCGCCTGCGCGGGTCTCGCCGGCGCGCAGCTCTCGCTTGTCTACACACCGCAATGGGTGGAGAACATGTCGGCCGGGCGCGGCTGGATTGCGCTGGCGCTCGTCGTCTTCGCCTCCTGGCGTCCCTGGCGCCTGCTGGCGGGCGGCTATCTGTTCGGCGCCGTCACGATCGGGCAATTGCACGCGCAGGCCTTCGGCATCGGCGTGCCGTCGCAACTGCTTTCGGCACTACCTTACCTTGCAACTATTGTCGTGCTCGTGATCATCTCGCATAATCGCCGCACGACCTTGATCAACACACCGGCATCGCTGGGCAAATCCTTCGTTCCGGACAGGTGA
- a CDS encoding AEC family transporter, with translation MADIVGLLLPFFGLIFIGYGAARITKQPVEAMGWLNTFIIYAALPALFFKLVSKTPVEELARMDFVAASLACTYGIFLAVFLIGRFVRKNSLAETTIQSFAASYGNIGYMGPGLALLALGEKAAVPVALIVCLENAAHFIVAPAMMAVAGGDKRSPAKLAMDVARKVITHPFIVSVIAGFLAASLSWQPPEAVQRLVDYLAQSAAPCALFAMGVTLALRPMKRVPVEISYIVPAKLILHPLAAYLLLSSLGRFEPVWIYSAVLLAALPTATNVFVIGQQYHVWQERASATILISTVLSVLTLTGVVYFIQPF, from the coding sequence GTGGCCGATATCGTCGGATTGCTTTTGCCGTTTTTCGGCCTGATCTTCATCGGTTACGGCGCGGCGCGCATCACGAAACAGCCAGTCGAGGCGATGGGCTGGCTGAATACCTTCATCATCTATGCTGCGCTTCCGGCGCTGTTTTTCAAGCTGGTGTCGAAAACGCCGGTCGAAGAGCTGGCGCGCATGGATTTCGTTGCCGCCAGCCTTGCCTGCACCTACGGCATTTTCTTGGCTGTATTCCTGATCGGCCGGTTCGTGCGAAAGAACAGCCTCGCCGAAACCACCATCCAGAGTTTCGCGGCGAGCTATGGCAATATCGGCTATATGGGGCCGGGCCTTGCGCTGCTGGCGCTCGGTGAAAAGGCGGCGGTGCCGGTGGCGCTGATCGTCTGTCTGGAAAACGCCGCCCATTTCATCGTCGCGCCGGCGATGATGGCGGTTGCGGGCGGTGACAAGCGCTCCCCGGCGAAGCTTGCAATGGATGTGGCGCGCAAGGTCATCACCCATCCCTTCATCGTGTCGGTGATTGCGGGCTTTCTCGCTGCCTCGCTGTCCTGGCAGCCGCCGGAGGCGGTGCAGCGGCTGGTGGATTATCTGGCGCAATCGGCGGCGCCCTGCGCGCTGTTTGCCATGGGCGTGACGCTGGCGCTGCGGCCGATGAAAAGGGTGCCGGTGGAAATCAGCTATATCGTGCCGGCCAAGCTGATCCTGCATCCGCTCGCGGCTTATCTCCTGCTCTCGTCGCTCGGGCGTTTCGAGCCGGTCTGGATTTATTCCGCCGTGCTGCTGGCAGCCTTGCCGACCGCGACGAATGTCTTCGTCATCGGCCAGCAATATCATGTCTGGCAGGAGAGGGCGTCGGCGACGATTCTCATCTCGACGGTGTTGTCGGTCCTCACGCTGACAGGCGTGGTCTATTTCATCCAGCCTTTTTGA
- a CDS encoding site-specific integrase produces MASHTVFGDKVRVYRRANSTLWQCSTYLEGKEWRVSTKTDVLALAKEFAEDWYLELRGKSRIGQLKTERTFADAAKQFLQEYVPLTNGERNPRYVKDHEARINNHLLPYFGKMALSAVTAGKVQEFRVMRLQPHPETGKVPTRSTLHHETVTLRQVMKTALRHGWISHLPDFSAPYKASGKITHRAWFSPEEYKQLYTYTRERAKSAAGLNWQYAAEQFHDYILFMANTGLRPDEANRLEYRDVTIEKDEESDERILLIEVRGKRGFGYCKSTTGAVHPFERLVKRNNPKPTDLVFPQDHKKQFNRAMTDCGFKTDREGNKRSAYSLRHTYICLRLLEGADIYQIAKNCRTSVEMIEKHYAVHLKNTLDAKAINVKKKVKKVVAAEA; encoded by the coding sequence ATGGCCTCGCATACCGTCTTTGGTGACAAGGTCCGCGTCTATCGCCGGGCCAACAGCACACTCTGGCAATGCTCCACCTACCTTGAGGGCAAGGAGTGGCGCGTCAGCACAAAAACCGATGTTTTAGCGCTCGCCAAAGAGTTTGCCGAAGACTGGTATCTGGAGCTTCGCGGTAAGAGCCGTATCGGCCAGTTAAAGACCGAGCGCACCTTTGCCGATGCCGCCAAGCAGTTCCTTCAGGAATATGTCCCGCTCACCAACGGCGAGCGCAATCCGCGCTACGTAAAGGACCACGAGGCGCGCATCAACAACCACCTCCTTCCCTACTTCGGCAAGATGGCGCTTAGCGCCGTCACAGCGGGCAAGGTGCAGGAGTTCCGCGTCATGCGGCTTCAGCCGCATCCCGAGACCGGCAAGGTGCCGACACGCAGCACCCTTCACCATGAGACCGTGACCCTGCGCCAGGTCATGAAGACCGCCCTGCGCCACGGTTGGATCAGCCATCTCCCCGACTTCTCGGCTCCCTACAAGGCGTCGGGCAAGATCACGCACCGCGCATGGTTCTCTCCCGAGGAATACAAGCAGCTCTACACCTACACCCGTGAGCGCGCCAAATCCGCCGCAGGCCTTAACTGGCAGTATGCCGCCGAGCAGTTCCATGACTACATCCTGTTCATGGCCAACACTGGCCTGCGGCCCGATGAAGCCAACCGGCTGGAATACCGCGACGTGACCATCGAGAAGGACGAGGAGAGCGACGAGCGCATCCTGTTGATCGAGGTGCGTGGCAAACGGGGCTTCGGCTATTGCAAGAGCACCACAGGCGCTGTGCATCCGTTTGAGCGGCTGGTGAAGCGCAACAATCCCAAGCCGACCGATCTCGTGTTCCCGCAGGACCACAAGAAGCAGTTCAACCGTGCCATGACTGATTGCGGGTTCAAGACTGACCGTGAAGGCAACAAGCGTTCGGCTTACAGCCTTCGCCATACCTATATCTGCCTGCGCCTGCTGGAAGGTGCCGACATTTATCAAATCGCCAAGAACTGCCGGACGAGCGTAGAAATGATTGAGAAGCACTATGCCGTGCATCTTAAGAACACGCTGGATGCCAAGGCCATCAACGTGAAGAAAAAAGTGAAGAAGGTGGTAGCTGCCGAGGCCTAG
- a CDS encoding ABC transporter ATP-binding protein, with protein MAPEAVPLLSVRKLTKLFGNFAACNGIDLDIAPGEIHALLGENGAGKSTLVKMLFGVLSPTEGDIIWQGRPVSVGSPSEARSLGIGMVFQHFSLFEALTVAENIALSLDPKISLKEIAKEAETLSRAYGLPLDPYAHVADLSVGERQRIEIVRALLQNPRLIILDEPTSVLTPQEADKLFETLAKLKAEGRSVLYISHRLEEVQRICDRATVLRHGKVTGACDPRRETPASLARMMVGSDVASVSRPTGAALGQPQIEVMGLSVAPRTPFAVALKSISMNVRAGEVLAIAGVAGNGQGELFDALSGEYPVYNNDAIHLRGKPVGRIGINGRRLMGAGFVPEERHGHAAVPGMSLSDNLLLARARSDRKAFLTGGFLRIIRGSTIKAAARRISETMDVRKSGADPLAGSLSGGNLQKFIVGRELDRQPAVLVVNQPTWGVDAGAASRIRQALVDLAKAGSAVIVISQDLDEIFEVATNIAVISDGKLSETHPVEDMTLEKIGLLMGGIHTHSGAAQHAH; from the coding sequence TTGGCGCCGGAGGCCGTGCCTCTCCTGTCTGTTCGCAAGCTGACAAAGCTGTTCGGCAATTTCGCGGCCTGCAACGGCATCGACCTCGATATAGCGCCGGGCGAAATCCATGCGCTTCTGGGTGAAAACGGCGCCGGCAAGTCCACGCTCGTCAAGATGTTGTTCGGCGTTCTTTCGCCGACCGAGGGCGACATTATCTGGCAGGGCCGGCCGGTTTCCGTGGGCTCGCCAAGCGAGGCCCGAAGCCTCGGTATCGGCATGGTTTTCCAGCACTTTTCCCTGTTCGAGGCGCTGACGGTCGCTGAAAACATCGCCCTGTCTCTGGACCCGAAAATTTCACTGAAGGAAATCGCGAAGGAAGCGGAAACGCTGTCGCGCGCCTATGGCCTGCCGCTCGACCCTTATGCACATGTGGCCGATCTGTCGGTCGGTGAGCGCCAGCGTATCGAGATCGTGCGCGCGCTGTTGCAGAACCCGCGCCTCATCATTCTAGACGAGCCGACCTCGGTGCTGACACCGCAGGAGGCCGACAAGCTGTTCGAAACGCTTGCGAAGCTGAAGGCCGAAGGCCGTTCGGTGCTTTATATCAGCCACCGTCTGGAAGAGGTGCAGCGCATCTGCGACCGGGCCACCGTTCTGCGTCATGGCAAGGTGACGGGTGCCTGCGATCCGCGCAGGGAAACGCCTGCATCTCTGGCGCGTATGATGGTCGGCAGCGATGTCGCGAGCGTTTCACGTCCGACGGGAGCCGCGCTCGGGCAACCGCAGATCGAGGTCATGGGGCTTTCGGTTGCGCCACGCACGCCTTTTGCCGTGGCGCTGAAATCGATTTCGATGAATGTACGCGCCGGCGAGGTGCTGGCGATTGCCGGTGTGGCCGGCAACGGCCAGGGCGAGCTGTTCGATGCGCTTTCCGGCGAATATCCGGTCTATAATAATGATGCGATCCATCTGCGCGGCAAGCCGGTCGGCCGCATCGGCATCAATGGCCGCCGGCTGATGGGCGCGGGTTTTGTGCCGGAAGAGCGGCATGGCCATGCCGCCGTTCCCGGCATGAGCCTTTCCGACAATCTGTTGCTGGCGCGGGCGCGTTCTGATCGGAAGGCGTTTTTGACTGGCGGTTTCCTGCGCATCATCCGCGGCTCGACCATCAAGGCGGCGGCGCGGCGCATCTCGGAAACCATGGATGTGCGCAAGAGCGGGGCCGATCCGCTGGCGGGGTCGCTGTCGGGCGGCAATCTGCAAAAATTCATCGTCGGGCGTGAACTTGACCGTCAGCCCGCCGTGCTGGTGGTCAACCAGCCGACCTGGGGTGTGGATGCGGGTGCGGCGAGCCGAATTCGCCAGGCGCTTGTCGATCTCGCCAAGGCGGGCTCGGCGGTTATCGTCATCAGCCAGGATCTCGATGAAATCTTCGAGGTCGCCACCAATATCGCTGTCATTTCCGACGGGAAGCTGTCAGAGACCCATCCCGTGGAAGACATGACGCTTGAAAAGATCGGCCTGCTGATGGGCGGCATCCACACACATTCGGGAGCCGCCCAGCATGCGCATTGA
- a CDS encoding MobA/MobL family protein, producing MAIYHLNVKNISRGDGRSVVAAAAYRAGEVLPNDAEEKLSDFGGRRDVVTSGIRLPAGAPDWMADRTTLWNAVELAEKRHDARLAKEIEFALPRELPRPAWLAVAHAMADAYTAQGFVADFAIHDDGTQHNPHVHILLTTRVITPEGFGPKIRSADGRQFISEARLIWERIANASLKKAGVAAAIDSRSYAKRKLDRTPGQHRGPDKEERRARRQRQREREKMVPTHDDRDLPVPDPDGKPIHPRELAAAEGRMLREVEREEPPSFQEPNGDPAAARQAIERQNSRNMSEDDAAAYRLAPEDMLDWLSEPLPAQDEAVLERWENHLDWLEADVRHSPSPLESGLEPERER from the coding sequence ATGGCTATCTATCACCTGAACGTCAAGAACATCAGCCGGGGAGACGGACGCTCCGTTGTCGCGGCCGCTGCTTATCGCGCGGGTGAGGTTCTGCCGAATGATGCGGAGGAAAAGCTTTCGGATTTCGGCGGACGGCGGGATGTGGTCACAAGCGGCATCCGCCTGCCAGCCGGTGCGCCGGACTGGATGGCCGACCGAACCACTTTATGGAATGCCGTGGAACTGGCCGAGAAGCGGCATGACGCGCGCTTAGCCAAAGAAATCGAATTCGCCCTGCCCCGTGAGCTACCGCGCCCGGCGTGGCTGGCCGTTGCCCACGCGATGGCCGACGCCTACACGGCGCAGGGCTTCGTGGCCGACTTCGCCATCCACGATGATGGCACCCAGCATAATCCGCATGTCCATATCCTGCTGACCACGCGCGTCATCACGCCGGAGGGATTCGGCCCCAAAATCCGCAGCGCTGATGGTCGGCAGTTTATAAGCGAGGCCCGACTAATCTGGGAGCGCATTGCCAACGCATCATTGAAGAAGGCAGGAGTTGCCGCCGCCATCGACAGCCGCAGTTATGCGAAACGTAAACTTGACCGGACACCCGGCCAGCATCGTGGGCCGGACAAAGAGGAACGGCGGGCCCGCAGGCAGCGCCAGCGAGAAAGGGAAAAGATGGTTCCTACACATGATGACCGTGACCTGCCCGTTCCCGATCCCGATGGTAAGCCCATTCACCCACGAGAGCTCGCAGCCGCCGAAGGGCGGATGCTGCGCGAGGTTGAACGGGAGGAACCTCCCTCCTTTCAAGAGCCGAACGGCGACCCTGCTGCCGCACGGCAGGCGATTGAGCGGCAGAACAGCCGCAATATGAGCGAAGATGACGCTGCCGCTTATCGGCTGGCACCCGAGGATATGCTGGATTGGTTAAGTGAGCCCCTTCCCGCCCAGGACGAGGCAGTTCTGGAGCGGTGGGAAAACCACCTCGACTGGCTTGAAGCTGATGTCAGACACTCACCTTCTCCTCTAGAGTCCGGGTTAGAGCCAGAGCGCGAGCGTTAA